The Chaetodon auriga isolate fChaAug3 chromosome 20, fChaAug3.hap1, whole genome shotgun sequence genome contains the following window.
TACATTTGTCAAAAACTCCAACAAATCCAGATGTCGGAACACCTACGGGAGATGGTTAGACAGTGCTCTCTCCCAGCATCATCAAAACATGAAACGAGGGAACATtgttttgtatatatatatccctggagtgtttttctctgtggaagTTTTTTTTCATACTGTGGGAAGAAAAGTGGCAGCTTGTGGCTTCATccccacagaaaaaaacaagacctGACATCTGTAATTTTGGTAAATATGAGGAGACTCTAActagaaaaatacaaagaaggGGCAACCCTGAcaacaaacttaaaaaaaaaaacaaaaaaaaacagcattatgttTATCATTTTCTACTATGAACCTTAACCTGGCCACCATGCTATTTGTCTAATTCCaagttgtttttcctccttacAGACACGGTTTTCTGCATGAATGCAGCCACCGCTTGCTTTGAATTAAGCCATCTCATCTTCTCCCTCCCCGTGAGCTCTACTCTTTTGTCCTATTAGCTCACCGAGCCTGATGGGAAAATAATCCCGGACCTGAAAACAACGTTGTGTTCAACCACCGCAGGGCTGAGACGAGCTGCTGCCAAATGACTCAATTCAAACACAGCACTTTAAATTGGATCATTATGTGAAACTGTCAGACGAGGGAACCCAAGGAGAAATGAGAATCACAACAGGGCCATAGtttattttagcatttatttCAACACCTTAGTTGTACCTCTATCATAGTGTTTAtcagtatatactgtattttatttttaaagcaaaactttatatatatatttatatatatataccttTTATCTCTGCATACTTAtgctcatactgtatgtagtcATATTCATTATGCATTTCACTAGACCTAAAATACTCTTTTAAATCATAGTATGTAATGCTTTCTACACTACTGCTCAGTCCTTTCACCTCTTAGAATAGTCCATCATGAGATAGCATCGAGGCAACTCAGCATGAGAATACAGAGTCAAAATTTGAAACTCACATAGAGAGGAAACACATTAACAAACGTGTGTCAGCTTCACTGGAGTCACCACAGGGCGAGCAGTAGAGAAAGCATTTACAGAAAATCCaaaattaaacagaaacaaaacaaagcttcaAAGAATTTGTCCACACTATTTGGAAGACAGAGATTCTTAAAAATGTTTACATACTTAATATTATTAACTTTATTATactatatttttatattatcaTTGTCGTCGTCATCATTACATATAGATCtataaatgatgtgttttttgccTTACAGTTGAATTCACTGCAGGGAATGGCTAAACTggcatgtttaaaaaaatccagGGCATTCATATTCTCTTCTATGTAACATATACAGTGTTTACTTGAAATTTATCACTCTGAAAAAACCTTTTCAAAAGTGGGTCGGAATATTTCTTTTCCAGGGTTGATGTGTGGAACAGAGAACCATTGGGATTGTCAACTAGTGagaaaaaagatgttttgtgAGCATTATAAATATGTTTTGGAAAAGGCATTAGAAATAGAAAGGTGTAGGTCAGGGAAAGCATTTGGCCACCAATGCAGGCTGATGCACACGCACaaaatcagacacacagactcacagaggCTGAAGGTTGGGGAagtcaggcagacagagaagcagTAAAAAGCCCTTTTTGATCACTGGACctgctgtgtgagagagaaaaaattaTGGCATCAAAGAGGATGGATCCATCCCTTGACCTGTGCTATGGCCATAAACACCAATAAAGTCTAAGAGAAGATGATTTGCAGTTTCAAATGACACGCAAACCCTTTTCAATTCCCTCTGCTTTCTATAGAATAATCAGGAAAATAACAAAAGGTCATTTCACAACAATATTTTCTCAATATTTGTATGTCCTCATTAAGCACAACTTGAGTTCAATAGTTATAAATACCCTGACcagtttgaaatgaatgattGCGATCAGCACTTGGTACAAAACAAATGGTTCTACTAATAGTGAATCCCGTTTAACATGTAAGATATATTTAGTGCTCGCAaagtacatacatacaaagCTTACTGGGGCATCCTTTGGGGGAATATGGCAAATACAGTATAGAAAAAGAATACTATTGTTGTCTACCGTTTTCCTCTATCATTTACAGACAAAACCCTTTCTGTCATATTCTGACTTTGGCGCCACTCTTCACAGCCATTTGATACTCTGATCTGCTTAAAGCTACAGAACTGATGTTAGGATGTGACCGTGGTGTGTTTGCATTCTGCAGAGTTTCTGGCTCACCCACATCCAGAAACATTTTATTGGGGTTTACCCTTTAAGCAGCAACTTTTCAACTTTCCTTTGAACTCAGACTGAAGTTTTCTCAGTGCTGCTAAGCAGCAGATGGTGTGAGAAtccatctgtcagtgtgtgtgagaataccagtgtgtgtgtgtgtgtgtgtgtgtgtgtgtgtgtgtgtgggtgtgtgtgtgtgtgtgtatgtttgtctttTACAGCACAAATCGGTGTGTTAATTAAATGCCTGTCCATCAAAAGTTTTAGAGTAAATTTTCAGTTCAAGAGCatcattttcatgtgaaattcTTATGTTCTTTGTACCCTTTCTTTCTTGATCAATAGTCACTGATTTCATAAACAGTATTCTCTACATGTATAGTAAATTTGCAAGAAAACACCAACCCACACACATCCAGCCCTTAGGCTTATGTCAACACAACCTGTTGATGTCCACTGTTCTTCTCTTGTACATCTTCTGTTATTGTTCATCTTTGCCAATTTGTTTCTGTCCCTTTCTTTCATCATTGAATCACCCCTTcactctctcagtctgtgtctcgGGGAGAAGTAGTGACATgcaaaggagaggagagccgcctggggagagaaggagggcaAATGAAAGAATAAGAATGGGCGGAAATGAAATAAAGACGGAGCAAACTAATAAAACAGGTTAATAAAGAAGAATAGAgaaagggatggagggaagatgAGATAACTTATCAAATGATTTGCATCTAATAAACAAAAAAGGGATGGTCCCGATAACTTGCATGGAAGGAATGAGACACTTTGGCTTTCCTTCACCATCCGGTGCTTCCTTTTTGACCTTTTGACCCCGTTGCTTCTACGTGTTCCAGAGTCTATTAGTCCTCCCTCACCTGTCAGTGAGTTTCTTCAGGGCCCTCTCGATGTTCATTCGGTGTCCCACACGTGTCACTCCGAGGTCCAAGAAGTCATCCTTGGTGAGCGAAGGCAGATGTGATCCATCTATCTCATTGTCTATAAAACGCTCTCGGTGTTCACCTAGGTTTAGGTAAGCCAGCCAGTCGGCCACATCGTACTTGGTCCAGAAGGGCAAGGGCTTGACAGCAAAGGGTTTGGCTGGCGGTGGAGGGGTGAGATGGGGATAGTTGAGGCAGGATGGGCTGGGGGGTAAGTGCATGGGGGAGGAGGCGCCAGAGAGAAAATgggtgggggagagagagcgggagacaAGTAGGGGGTTTGGACTTGGTACACCAGATGGGGAAAACAGTGGAGGAGTTGAAGCCTTGTAGGTATCTAGAGGGAGACCAGGTGAAGGAGGAGTGAGGGGTCCGGGGAAGTCAAAGGGGTTGTTGTAGACAGGTGTACTGGGAAGGATGGGGAGCGAGGAAGGTCTAGGAGGGCTGGGGTTTGGCTGTTCTGTGTTATAGATAAGAGGGCTGGGAGCCCGGCGCCGGGAGACTGAAGAACGCATCTCCTTAGTGGGACTGCACTGAAAATCAAAAGTCTGCCTGCGCATCTTCCGATGCTTCGGCGAAGTTGGATATGGGCAGTAGGTTGGAGAATGGGGAGGGTGTGAATGAACTGGGGAGGAAGGCATCTGTGGAGATGGGGAGCGGGTCCAGTTGCGCTGAACTGGGACTTGGGGGGAAGGGGAGACAGAAGGGGTGGCTGACAGATTTGGTGTCAGAATCTGACGATGCTGTGGGGAGGAGGTGGGTAATGGCGAGGTGGAGCGGCCAGTCGGGGGGCTGTGAAATGCATCAGTGAAATCTGCTGAATACCTGAAAGACACATAAAATAAACCCATGAACTTTAAGTCTAACAACAAGCTTTAGATAAAGTACACAGATATGGaaactttcatttaaatatcaAGGGCTGGTTGATGAAAACAAACGAACCTATGCATGGTGGCAGACTTTGGAGTGTGGCTCCAGTCATCCATGCTCTTCATGCTACTCATCTGTTGCAGCTTTGAACTTAGCTCATTGATGATGCTGGCCTTCACACCCGAAAGTGGTGAATGAAGTCTGCGGCTCTCCAAAACCATACCATCTCTCTGCATTCCACCTAGCTCATGGTCCCCGACCTCAACCCAGCCCACTGACCGAGTGTCCATTGGCCTCTCTAAGCAGGCAGCCAGAGCAGAGCTAAAGCCATCCTCCATTTTGGATCGACTCTGCTTGCGCTTCCTTTCATCTGCAAGAGCTCCATCTAACCTGGCATCTTCAGGGTTGCTCTGTCTCTGCAACTGCAAAGGAGCTGGGTTGGTGCTGTTCTGCCTGCGTAGTGCGACAGGCAGGactctccctcccccctccttgTAATGAGTCATCTTTGGAAACACAGGGTTTGCCAGTTTGGTGCTGTGCACCTCAAATGTTTGCCCACCTGAGTAGGTTGTGCAAGGATCCTGATGCccacctcctttctctccctctcctcctctcccatctcctccgatccctcccctctctcctctcagcccACTCAGTCCCAGCATTTCTAAATGGTGGTCGCTACTGCTGTGACTGTCCAACTCCTCAATCCCAGAATCCACTACGGCATCTTGCCAGTCTCCGCTCTTGTGTGTACTAGTAGGGTGCTGAGTGTGGTCAGCAGCTTTGCCCCCTGTGCTGAGGCCAGCCCTGGGTCCAGCCATGGTCATGCTGTAGTCAGAAGATGATGGTGAGGTTGTAGTGGTGGATGCAGTGGCAGAGGTTATCATGGTAGTGGTAGCAAAGGTCATGGTGGCGTTGAGGGCAGCTGTACCTCTCTCCTGGGTGGCGGTGTGACCACCAACTGAGGAGTCATTAGAGCTGCTGTAATAGGGGTGAGAATGGGACATGGGCTGGGGTCTGTGTAGTGATGTGGCAGGCAAAGCCACAGAAGAAGTGGTGGCGGTGCTGGAGGAAGGGGGAAATATCTGTGGGGACGGATAAGATGGAGAAAGAGCTGACTGTGTAAGGTTGGCCACCTCACTGTCGTAGGAGGTAAGGCTGGAGGTGGCAGAGTCACCACCCTGTGGAGAAGGTTGGGTAGCATTTGAGGACTTGGTAGATGgaagagggggtggaggaggtggagcaacATCAGCAGAGTGCTGACTTGGCTGTTGACGCTGCTGAGGAAACTCTTGGACTTGCTCGTTCTTACCATTAGCAAACTGCAAAGGAGGGGGCAAGGGATCTGCAAAGACAAACTCATCATCTGCATCTATTGAGGGAGCTGGTGGAGGGAGAACCATCAATCCTAGACCTCCACCCGTCCCTGCTCTTGCTTCTCCCATAGCttcatgtgtctgtgctggGGCTGTGGGGACAGTGTACTGAGGGATATAGCTGGTGTGAGGAGTGCTTTCCATCTGGAGAAAGGAAGGTCTGCGGGGTGCAGGTTGCGCcggtggtggaggaggctgtATGGGTGGAGCAGGTCTGCTGTCGTacacctccttttctctttctctctccctggtGCCCTGTGGGTAATACTGGGTTGAATACTGATTTGTTCTGTCCTCTGAGAAGCGAACTCTAAGACCCTCCCTGggtcctccctccttttctctctctatcctctcgccacctcctcctcccaaaCGTAATATTCTTGGTGACTGTGGCCTACTCAAAGATGCAGGTGAGGTGGTGGCAGTGGGGGAGCTTAGGTGGAGGGACACTGGGGAAGTGTACGCCGATTGTGTCGGGGTTGCGAAAAGGGAAGGAGTTGGGGTTTGAACAGGGGTAGGGAATGCTCCTACTGTGGACAGCTGTCGACCAAAGTGTCTCTCTTCCCTTCGTGTCCTGCGGTCATCCTTTAGGGCCCTCTCTCTTGCAGCTAGAGCCAGACCCAGTGGGGACGAGGGGTCCAGAACTTTCCCCGTAAGTGGGTGGATGAAAGTAGTTGTGGGCTGGGTGCCGTACATTGAGGGAGCTGACTTGGGCTGGCCATCCTGACTTAGGATAGGGGAAGAATATTCAGGCAGGCCAAAGGCTGGGGGCATACTGCTAGAATAGTTGACATAGCTGTCTCCAGAAAACATGCCCTCATCTATAGACTTGGAGGGCCGTAGACGAGGGGTGGGCACTTCCATTTGTGAGCCCTGTAAAGGCTGAATTCTTGCCCCTAGtaaccctcctccctcccctgctcctcctcctgcctctccttgAATGTCCTCCtcagatgagaggaagaaagaagcgCTCTTTCTTCTCATATCCCGAAAACGTTCCCTTTCCCTGCGTgcgcctcctccccctcctcctccgtcaAAGGCCGTACTGAATGTTGAGGTGTAATCAAAGTTTTCCAGGttttgctgtgatgaaatgGATGGGACAATAGTGGATGAAGGCAAGGAAGTGGATGTAGGGGGCTGAGGTGGTGAGGGGGTGAGTGGTGAAGGTAGACTGGCACTGGGGCTGTCTGAGGTTGCATCTGCTGAGGTTTGGTCTTCTGCGTCGTGGGTGGGTTCAGCTTCCATGCTGCTACCCTGGCTGCTTCGGccactgctgctggtggaggggGCTTTGACAATGATGGTGGGGATGGGGATGGAGCTCTTCTCTTTGGCTGCacctccttttcctctgtgttgtctTAGCCCATCTTCCACTTTTGACTGCTTCATCAGAGCTCCTCGACCACCCCTCCTGGCCGCCCCTCTGGCAACCCCTCCACCCTGCTCCCGGTTGGGCATGTGGGGGTGATGTTGTGGCACTTGTTGGGCCTTAGGCTTAGCACTTGTCGGTGGTGTAGCGCTGCTGTAGCCTCTCCTTAACCCTCCCATCTTGCCACCACCTCTCCTGGGCGCCTCTGGctctctgacacacagtccctccGATTGTCTACGGAGGGTGGGGACCATGACCTGCTGGTTCATCCCACTGGGACCTCCTCTCTCCCAGCCTGCTTGAGTGGGATGGCCTGGCTGGGAGTGGAGTTGGTAATGGGCTTGAGAAACTGGGGGTATGGGCATAGCAGGTCCTCTCACAGGATGAGGGCCTGCGGATAAAGGCGGATCTGGGGCTGATGTGTTAGGGGGAGGTGGAATTTCCTCTGGTCCCGGCACTGACAGACTGCGAGCCAGCTTCATAGCAGGCGGGTGAAGGTActgcctttcctcctctgttacaCCTGAGAACAAGGACACAGGTGGTTATGAACAGACACTTAAAAAGAAACTCATATATTGAACAGGCAGAAATCTTTCCATGACAATTGCTATTACCAATAGATTTTTGACGCATCATGACTGCATGCTGACTGTGGCCTGGTTGAAAATGAGCTTGGTTGTAGCCAAAACCTGGTCCATGCTGCACCATACTCACTGATGACTGTTGCTCATAGGGTTGCTTTAGGGGTCgaaacacattttgaaaaggaaggaaaagaggaaggatggagggagtaAAAAGAGGAGACATTTGCTCAGATATGATCAAGTCAAACCGATGCTAGCTGTTatgctgacatttatttgatatacagtataatgtaaAACGGAGGAACTAGTCAGTCTGAGTATTAGTCTATCAGGAAACAGAGCATTGATGAATGGACACAACCTGACTCACACTTAAACAAATGTTTTGGTGTGGGTGGTCCATTGTCAATCATTTTCTCTAAGTGCAGTGAGGGCAGGAGAACacacagagctaaaaaaaaaaaaagaagcgaAAGACCAAGCTGCTTTATAGatacaaatcttttttttttgctcgcATTAGTCACTTCCGTGACTAAATATGTGATACATCCTCAAGCAGTGGAGAAGCTCTGTTTCATATGAGAATCTGGTATGGGGAGATAGGTCCATAACTGCTCAGTATTTCTCAATGTTTTGCACACATGGAAACTGAGTCTTAAAAGCCGCAGGATCCAACGTAACGACCAAAACTACGATCATTTCTTGTCAGTTCCAAACTGTACCTCATTGGAGACGTTGGGAACAATACTCTTGCTCCGGTCCCTCTTGCCTCCATGACCTCTCTGGCCCTGGTTGTCTGGTGTAATAGTGTGTTGGGCAGCAGCCAAGATTTCATCCAGTTTAtctaaaacagagaaagagcatGGGCAGAGCAGAAAAGAAATGTAGAGAGGTAGTGAGAGGGAGCATAAAATAAAGGCAGAAACATGAAAAGGAGGATTTCAGTGAGCCCCCTCCTGTCCCCTCAAGGTTTAAAAACACCCTTTTACAGTATGACAAGAGCCGTGAGAGTGATTTCTTACTTAGTGCCATCTGATAGACTGTCCTCTTCTTATCAGGACCCTGAGAGGAGTCATATTCTGAataaggaggagaaaaaaagagcatcaaACAGGCTGACTTTTAATTAAAGCTCGTGGGCTGATAGGGGTAATGATAAAGGTGGATATTCACCTGCTTTCTTTTTCCATGGAGAGGCAGCTGTAGCATGCATAATTTGGGAAACAGAAATTAAGTGTGACTAGAACAGCTATGTAGTCATGTGTATTAAGCAGATGAAAGGATGAAATACATACTCAGACGCATGTGATGGTGTGAATACTGATGTGATGTGAGGGATGGTGATGGGGACGGAAATGATAATGAGAGCACACAAATCCATGATTCTCCCACCTTTGTCCACTGTATGCAGCGCATTTGGTtcaggagaaaaagaaacaaagagctgcTTGTGACTGATGATGGCAGACAAGTATCATTTCACAACATgcaattgctttttttttttaatctttcaacTGTTTAATTATCATCCTTTCTACTCCACAGGTAATGCCAAAAGTGTAAATGAATCAAAAAGCCCCTTCCCCATCAAAATATTGCtaatgaaaaaacataaaatcacaccTACACTGAATGATTTTCTTGGCTCTCTGCATCAACTTGGTTAATATTTAATGCTGTGTTTCCCTAATAGTGCCATGGTGCTGTACCATCATCCTGCAGAGAAGCTGCTAACTCACCTCAAAAGCTATTTCTAATGTGACccctcctgaaaaaaaaaacactggggGATCAGAtctaatttattttttactattttttccAGACCTCCCATCCCTTTTATTCTTTGCATTCAGTGTTCTGCCCCCTATATCATCTTACCCATGTCTTCCAGCTCTGATGTCATTGACTTGGAGCGCAGGGCAATGGCAGGAGGAGTCAGTCTTTTCGTCTGCTGCGGGGCTGCCAAGGGAAACCAGCCAAATGCAGACTTAATGTTTAGTATTCTCGTATAAACATGCAGTCACCAATGACAACCACATTGCAACGGGCTTTTAGGGTGAAGTAAACATGcaatcagctttattgtcaCATCATAAACACAAGATGgaagtgacatacaaggaaaaTTTGACTCTTACCTCTCTTCCGAACAGTGTCCTCCAGTTCAGGGTTTCGAGCAACCATGACAACTTTCACCATGAGACTGTTGCCGCCTTGTCGGATCATGTTGACCACCTGCCGATGGCCAACCTTCACCACATTCTGGCCGTTCACCTGACAGACATAGAGACTGAATGAGCTGATGTGTCGCATTAATATCAAGTTAAATGGGACAATTAACAAGCAAGCAATAATCCTCGTTACTTGGACTGGGTGTAAAAACTTTGCCATGTCTAACACATGTTGTTGCAGTTTCCTAAGATGCAGTACATGCTGTACAtaattttgcagtgttttggacGAGTGCACCAGCAATTCAGTCAGGGACTACAGTAGATTGAAAAGGCTTAAGCAGCAACATAAGTGACTCATATTAGGTTGAATTCTAATTAGAAGTATGTGTCAGATGGAATAGAGGTCTGACAATCACCATTTTTAGAACTGAGTTTTCAAGGCAACATATGAGGAACACCAGTCACAAGCATAGCAACCTCTCACCAACTCTGACTGACACAACTGTGAAGCAGAAGCACCAGGCTGGAGTTGACGTTTGGATATGCATTTAAGGGAGCATTGTGCAAATAATAGCAGAAGACATGCTATTACCAAGAAATGTGCATTAAACATACACTTGTGTATAACTAAAACTGATTATGAGAAACAAAGATGAAGCAATATACAATATCTGATTGctgtaacacaaacaaatagTGGATGGATGTTAAGGGTTGTGTTCATCAAACTTGAATTTGAACTTCACTTAACTGTAAAATCACTCCAGGCTACaatctttttttgggggggggatctttcttttcatttggctGCATGAACCTCAGCATTATTCTCCATCTCCTCATGAACATGTTCATTGCCTGCTAATGTATTAACAATTAGATAGATGCAAAAGATAATTTCACAAGTAAGAGTTTATCAAACAGTAACAAATCACTATGTTATCACGTCTTTTCTGTGCTGAGAGCTGTCATAGAAATCCCACCTCAGAGCTGCCCTGCACTGTGCCTTCACTTGCAGAGTGCACCTGGAGGTTCAGTACCAGGAGCAGTCCAGGAGCTGACTGCGTAATCAGCCGCTGTCTTAGTAAATCAGGCGCTGAATACACATAGATTGGTATTTACTGCAAGGCCACCGTAttgcaatgtgtttgtgtagatATCATCGACCTGTGATGTTCGCTTCAGTGGATCGTTGGAGTTACTTTGTAATGAAGTGTAGTTTTTCGGTGTACCCACTTCTCTGGTCTTCTTCACTTCCCACATTTCTCAGAATGAGTTGTGACACTCTCAGAGGAACATGCTTGCGCTTGTGCATTCAGTCACTAGTAAAATTATCCTAACTGTAAAACACTATTTGGCTAGTTGGAAAAAAGAATTATACACCATCCAACAACAACGTGGACTCAGAAAAGTACATCATTAATGGTCATTTTTATATGTTTCACCTGAATGTGGCTTCAGGATAAAGTGTATTCTTAAAACTCAGAGGTCAGATTATGTTCCATGCTGAGTTTAGTTTGTGCATTAGTCCAGAATCTTATCCATACCTCGATGAGGAAATCCCCCATTCTCAGGCCCGCCCTCCAGGCCACACCCCCCTCATCGACAGACTCCAGGTACTGCAACGCAGGAAACGCTGGCGTTGGAGTGAACTCCTCTATGGgagtctgagctgcagaggacaagACAAAAAGGATGAGCATGAGTGGACACGGATAACAAGAACATGGGTTTGGAAATGAGGGAGGGGATGGAGAGattagaaagagagaaaaggagcatATGAGACTTAGATAGAGAAAAATAAGACGCTCACCTTTGGCTCCCCTAAGCACAAAGCCAAAGCCCTCATTGTCTTTCTTCTGTAGGAGCACTGTCTTCTCCTTAATGATGTAGTCACTTAGAGAGAGTACAGAGGGACCAGAGGGGAAGGGGAAAGGGGGATGGAGAGATatggggagaaaaagagggagagaattggagaggaagagagctaAATGACTTCTATAGCAACAGAAAAGTCTTATTGTCATGcaaataaaagtgttttctgaATGTGGAAAACAGCTATACTGCATCACATTATGAAATCATACTGCAGCAAAAGATAGGTTGGCTTGAGAATGTCATACAAAAAGCGCTGGTGCACAAAACGGTTGATGGCAGGGATACAGTGAGTGTCACAATGGGAGGAAGTGTGTATGAGATGACATTCCGTACTATGGACTAATCCAGCTCGAGTTGACAAGCACTGGGCCAGGGGGGACGgcatattagaaaaatgtgcaCATACACTTCACTGAAAATGGAAACTTCCAAATGCACCTAAATCGCAGCATTAGCTTTCACCGCCTCTGGCAGCTTTTGCAAGGATACTGCTTTACCAACTCCAGGGCGCCACTGCTGGTCATAAATGACACTTCAAATCATGCACAAGAAGAATTCGGACAGGCCTCTAATCTCCCACCACAAACAGCTCAGAGACTACAGCAAAAGCAGCGATCACAGACATTGTTGATACAATCTTATTATGAGACTGTTGGAGTAGTGTAACAGCTGGCCCAGCAAGCTCCTTCATTATTCTATTACCATGTCTAGGACATTTGGCTTAGATGCTTTACAACCCTTTCTCTAATATAGGACTGGCTAAATGGACTGCACGCTGCCACACACAGCCACATCTCATGACTCATTTCTGGACTTGACTTTCTAACAATGTCAGTTCACCCTGGTTCTGTTAAAGAGCCTGAGGCTTGAGCAGAGCTGTATGATACGAGTGGAATTCCACATATTTCTTTCCAAGGAACCTCATTTCTGTGTTAGTTTGTGCTCCTCGACTTAACTCAAACTGGCACTTGACAAATCAAAGTATTTGATTTCCTAGAGGGGCTGAATT
Protein-coding sequences here:
- the LOC143338906 gene encoding SH3 and multiple ankyrin repeat domains protein 1-like — translated: MLGNNEHFYPGQDDKDGEDEEEEEEQGGENREGEDGRDTENGGLESLEEKEMTGGRQSWEGKVGEVVKPAAIVVGRQRADRPLRPGNLANRGVTYMTNQAPLHHQLPNKQQHHLIAVNQQPHHPGLNALQKRRALMERSMTTVAPLEETFLTMMVFRIGIPDIKQTRCLQFDPDCTVWNAKQQIICSLSESLWDAYNYGLFQPAGDGRDAKFLEEERAMRDYSQSFEKGVPYLEFRYKTRVYKQTNLDEKALAKLSTKASLKKFLDYVQTGTMEKMAKVLDKGLDPNFHDADTGETPLSVAAQSGLPVEGIRVLVQGGAHLDFRNRDGLTAVHKAVRAHNHAGLLVLLSLGASPNYRDRCGLTPLYHSVLTGGDTSCCETLLYYRARLGTRDENGWDESHQLRDEEEFGMEEIHKACQNGFAQHLEHLLFYGADTSSQNASGNTALHISALYNKESCVRVLLYRGANKEAKNKHGQTPFQLAIMSGHFELGEIIKNHKDSDIVPFLESPKYVPKRKESAHTLPLPSLHSHPLLRANSDNTMSQSDPLAAPNKAATNPNPGQAQRRASIGMRSSSSPRTRTRSPSRGRGGQSDTEERHRQPRGRQGATSAGSGGGQMKRMYSAVPGRVYVATRAHSASGDRELSLSKGDKVKVLSVGEGGYWEGTVKGRTGWFPSDCVEEVAALTKDNRSETRSEKAKRKLFRNVTVGAYDGTDGPSDYIIKEKTVLLQKKDNEGFGFVLRGAKAQTPIEEFTPTPAFPALQYLESVDEGGVAWRAGLRMGDFLIEVNGQNVVKVGHRQVVNMIRQGGNSLMVKVVMVARNPELEDTVRKRAPQQTKRLTPPAIALRSKSMTSELEDMVDKAASPWKKKAEYDSSQGPDKKRTVYQMALNKLDEILAAAQHTITPDNQGQRGHGGKRDRSKSIVPNVSNEQPYEQQSSVSMVQHGPGFGYNQAHFQPGHSQHAVMMRQKSIGVTEEERQYLHPPAMKLARSLSVPGPEEIPPPPNTSAPDPPLSAGPHPVRGPAMPIPPVSQAHYQLHSQPGHPTQAGWERGGPSGMNQQVMVPTLRRQSEGLCVREPEAPRRGGGKMGGLRRGYSSATPPTSAKPKAQQVPQHHPHMPNREQGGGVARGAARRGGRGALMKQSKVEDGLRQHRGKGGAAKEKSSIPIPTIIVKAPSTSSSGRSSQGSSMEAEPTHDAEDQTSADATSDSPSASLPSPLTPSPPQPPTSTSLPSSTIVPSISSQQNLENFDYTSTFSTAFDGGGGGGGARRERERFRDMRRKSASFFLSSEEDIQGEAGGGAGEGGGLLGARIQPLQGSQMEVPTPRLRPSKSIDEGMFSGDSYVNYSSSMPPAFGLPEYSSPILSQDGQPKSAPSMYGTQPTTTFIHPLTGKVLDPSSPLGLALAARERALKDDRRTRREERHFGRQLSTVGAFPTPVQTPTPSLFATPTQSAYTSPVSLHLSSPTATTSPASLSRPQSPRILRLGGGGGERIEREKEGGPREGLRVRFSEDRTNQYSTQYYPQGTREREREKEVYDSRPAPPIQPPPPPAQPAPRRPSFLQMESTPHTSYIPQYTVPTAPAQTHEAMGEARAGTGGGLGLMVLPPPAPSIDADDEFVFADPLPPPLQFANGKNEQVQEFPQQRQQPSQHSADVAPPPPPPLPSTKSSNATQPSPQGGDSATSSLTSYDSEVANLTQSALSPSYPSPQIFPPSSSTATTSSVALPATSLHRPQPMSHSHPYYSSSNDSSVGGHTATQERGTAALNATMTFATTTMITSATASTTTTSPSSSDYSMTMAGPRAGLSTGGKAADHTQHPTSTHKSGDWQDAVVDSGIEELDSHSSSDHHLEMLGLSGLRGERGGIGGDGRGGEGEKGGGHQDPCTTYSGGQTFEVHSTKLANPVFPKMTHYKEGGGRVLPVALRRQNSTNPAPLQLQRQSNPEDARLDGALADERKRKQSRSKMEDGFSSALAACLERPMDTRSVGWVEVGDHELGGMQRDGMVLESRRLHSPLSGVKASIINELSSKLQQMSSMKSMDDWSHTPKSATMHRYSADFTDAFHSPPTGRSTSPLPTSSPQHRQILTPNLSATPSVSPSPQVPVQRNWTRSPSPQMPSSPVHSHPPHSPTYCPYPTSPKHRKMRRQTFDFQCSPTKEMRSSVSRRRAPSPLIYNTEQPNPSPPRPSSLPILPSTPVYNNPFDFPGPLTPPSPGLPLDTYKASTPPLFSPSGVPSPNPLLVSRSLSPTHFLSGASSPMHLPPSPSCLNYPHLTPPPPAKPFAVKPLPFWTKYDVADWLAYLNLGEHRERFIDNEIDGSHLPSLTKDDFLDLGVTRVGHRMNIERALKKLTDRRLSSPLHVTTSPRDTD